The following coding sequences are from one Lolium rigidum isolate FL_2022 chromosome 6, APGP_CSIRO_Lrig_0.1, whole genome shotgun sequence window:
- the LOC124667924 gene encoding probable LRR receptor-like serine/threonine-protein kinase At1g51810 has protein sequence MVISFISSESRKLTWILALLLILLMMIQVHGQSGFINIDCGWKNSSAYIDNTLGIVYSFDSEFVEGGLNHEILPEFMAGVGNDQQKTLRSFPDGSRNCYTLTSNRSKKYLLRATFTYGNYDRLNKTLDGSLFLFGLHIGVNFWEAVNLTNWDPSLTVWKEVLTVAPGNSVSVCLINFGSGTPFISSLELRPLHDTMYPFVNTSVSISYFRRIRFGNVTDFITRYPTDNYDRFWESWASTSYPWINLNTGNKVNSLPGSDAFSVPSVILQKASTLDRNYSFISIDVAAGPNQDAKSLQLLPIFHFAEINGNNPNRRFDIYSTGELLFSDFSPSRFQVDSMHQNGRFLYNPSASFLLNKTRSSTLPPLINAFELYSLVRMDNLTTDSNDVTCIKEVKKHYNLARIDWNGDPCSPREYSWEGLTCDYSKSNQNPRIVAVDLSTSGLKGGLAISFMAMVSLENLDLSHNNLTGIIPDYQLKSLKILNLSNNQIDGPIPDSILQRVRAGLLDLRLEGNPICSKVKDTYCSNKKKKSIHILLIAVIVPVVLISLLVVMCILWKLCWKGESEDSEDYGMYEEETPLRIDIRRFTYAELKLITNDFKRIVGKGGFGIVYYGTLENGDEVAVKVLMETSIAESKDFLPEVQTLSKVHHKNLVALKGYCQNKKCLALVYDFMSRGNLQQLIRGGDDFSLNWEQRLHIALDSAQGLEYLHESCTPSIVHRDVKTPNILLDKNLVGIISDFGLSRAFNDAHTHISTVAAGTLGYLDPEYHATFQLTVKTDVFSFGIVLLEIITGQPPVVIEPPRTFHLPNWVRQKIAKGSIHDIVDKRLLGQYDASSLQSVVDLAMNCVENSAIDRPTMTEVVSRLRVWLPSVSSDKQSISATPRRTDSMDTEMRRKFHLLISAAGNEESSFMSGYTSGTSELISGTSELMPLSGR, from the exons ATGGTGATCAGCTTCATTTCCTCAGAAAGTAGAAAACTGACATGGATCTTGGCGCTGCTGctcatcctgttgatgatgattcaAGTCCACGGCCAATCTG GGTTCATAAACATCGACTGTGGATGGAAAAACAGTAGTGCCTACATCGACAACACCTTAGGAATAGTGTACAGTTTTGATAGTGAATTTGTCGAGGGCGGCCTGAACCACGAGATTTTACCAGAGTTCATGGCTGGTGTAGGAAATGACCAACAAAAAACTCTGAGGAGCTTCCCTGACGGGTCAAGAAATTGCTATACGCTGACATCCAACCGCAGTAAGAAGTATCTACTGAGGGCCACATTTACTTACGGCAACTATGATAGGTTGAACAAGACTCTGGATGGGTCGCTGTTTCTGTTTGGGCTCCATATCGGCGTCAATTTCTGGGAGGCGGTGAACTTGACAAATTGGGATCCATCACTCACAGTATGGAAGGAGGTGCTCACCGTTGCTCCGGGCAACTCCGTGTCCGTCTGTCTGATAAACTTTGGTTCAGGAACTCCATTCATATCTTCGCTGGAGCTTAGGCCCCTGCACGATACCATGTACCCTTTTGTGAACACTTCTGTGTCAATAAGCTACTTCAGACGAATCCGATTTGGCAACGTCACCGACTTTATCACAAG ATATCCAACGGACAATTATGACCGGTTCTGGGAGAGCTGGGCCTCCACGTCATACCCCTGGATCAACCTGAATACTGGCAATAAAGTGAATAGCCTCCCTGGCAGCGACGCTTTCAGCGTGCCGTCAGTCATCTTGCAAAAGGCCTCGACCCTAGACAGAAATTACTCCTTCATAAGCATCGATGTGGCAGCAGGTCCCAATCAAGACGCCAAGAGCCTGCAGCTTCTCCCAATCTTTCACTTTGCTGAGATCAACGGGAACAACCCAAACAGGAGGTTTGACATCTACAGCACTGGCGAATTGTTGTTCTCAGACTTCTCCCCGTCACGATTCCAGGTGGACAGCATGCACCAGAATGGCCGGTTCTTGTACAACCCCAGCGCATCCTTCCTCCTGAACAAGACGCGCAGCTCGACACTCCCGCCGCTCATCAATGCGTTCGAGCTGTACTCCCTAGTTCGGATGGATAACCTCACCACTGACTCCAATGATG TCACTTGCATCAAAGAAGTCAAGAAGCACTACAATTTAGCAAGAATAGACTGGAATGGAGATCCATGCTCCCCAAGAGAATATTCCTGGGAAGGTTTGACTTGCGACTACTCAAAGAGCAACCAGAATCCAAGGATTGTCGCAGT AGACCTGTCTACCAGCGGACTGAAAGGTGGGTTAGCCATATCATTCATGGCCATGGTATCACTGGAAAACTT GGACTTATCACACAACAATCTGACGGGAATTATTCCAGACTATCAACTTAAGTCGCTCAAAATTCT CAATTTGTCCAATAACCAGATAGATGGGCCAATCCCTGATTCTATTCTTCAAAGAGTTCGGGCCGGTTTGCTTGATTTAAG ATTAGAAGGCAATCCCATATGCTCAAAAGTCAAAGATACGTACTGCTcaaataagaagaagaaaagcaTACATATATTGCTCATCGCAGTGATAGTTCCGGTAGTACTGATATCCCTCCTAGTAGTGATGTGCATACTCTGGAAGTTATGCTGGAAAG GGGAATCGGAAGATAGTGAGGATTATGGTATGTATGAAGAGGAAACCCCCTTACGTATTGACATTAGACGGTTCACGTATGCAGAACTGAAGCTCATAACAAACGACTTCAAAAGAATTGTTGGAAAAGGAGGTTTTGGTATTGTTTATTATGGCACACTAGAAAATGGTGACGAAGTAGCTGTTAAGGTGCTTATGGAGACATCAATAGCAGAGTCAAAAGACTTCCTCCCTGAG GTACAAACCTTGTCCAAAGTTCATCACAAGAATCTTGTGGCTTTGAAAGGATATTGCCAAAACAAGAAATGCCTCGCACTCGTTTACGACTTCATGTCCAGAGGAAATCTTCAACAGCTTATCAGAGGAG GAGATGACTTCAGTTTGAATTGGGAACAACGACTTCATATTGCACTTGATTCGGCACAAG GACTGGAGTATCTACATGAATCATGCACCCCGTCAATAGTTCATAGAGATGTGAAGACCCCCAACATCCTTCTGGATAAGAATCTAGTGGGAATAATATCTGATTTTGGGCTTTCACGggcttttaatgatgctcacacgcACATATCTACTGTTGCTGCTGGCACTCTTGGCTACCTTGACCCCGAGTACCACGCAACTTTTCAACTCACAGTCAAGACAGATGTATTCAGCTTCGGAATCGTGCTCTTGGAGATCATCACTGGCCAGCCCCCGGTAGTGATAGAGCCGCCTCGTACCTTCCACCTACCAAACTGGGTACGCCAAAAGATCGCCAAAGGCAGTATTCATGATATCGTGGATAAGAGGCTGCTGGGTCAGTACGACGCCAGTTCCCTGCAGAGTGTGGTAGACCTTGCCATGAACTGTGTCGAAAACTCAGCCATCGACAGGCCGACCATGACCGAGGTTGTTTCAAGGCTCAGAGTGTGGTTGCCGTCCGTTTCAAGTGACAAGCAATCTATTTCTGCGACCCCTCGGCGTACGGACTCCATGGATACTGAAATGCGAAGGAAGTTCCACTTGCTGATTTCTGCAGCAGGCAACGAGGAGAGCTCCTTCATGTCTGGTTATACCAGCGGGACGTCAGAATTAATTAGTGGGACGTCGGAATTGATGCCCTTATCTGGACGGTGA